One Onthophagus taurus isolate NC chromosome 4, IU_Otau_3.0, whole genome shotgun sequence DNA window includes the following coding sequences:
- the LOC139429657 gene encoding 3'-5' RNA helicase YTHDC2-like, whose amino-acid sequence MHSTSCLRGTMEYSSGLWFVFDEMSKLGNLCNLKGVTAVTPLTIVLTAGSTLRFDPESSIMEIDDSLNVNLGGDVVWKFRLALNDMIQRHVTQPSAKTTKFETDLLGLFNYVLVIEESYFNLVQPFEFGKRPRLPPGSNGYLHFNTNGESSNDFDPNMEPNFGDNVERNQQVLKRNFNGIPNDADDNHDHQSGSSKQYQPCLKTGSSKRQGCGPHSKQPELSHTSGNGANVPSTSQDGVFSDHRRFGIPTNVLIDMTATIGPVYRFGPSSIFYVIRPLELSNIMISLSQGIWNFAPQTERKVFRSFLENQKTFLLYNVLGTSEFQALAQLMSTNDGQYNTPAKINWLSTQGVTYDQIRGFFPNGINYFVDGYQISREIGIKIATLMMERNDQPNVFARPILFRGLDI is encoded by the exons ATGCATTCGACTTCGTGTCTTCGAGGAACCATGGAATACTCATCAGGATTATGGTTTGTTTTTGATGAAATGTCAAAACTTGGGAATTTGTGCAATTTAAAAGGAGTTACTGCTGTTACTCCATTAACT attGTTTTAACCGCTGGTTCAACTTTGCGATTTGATCCGGAATCGTCAATAATGGAAATCGATGATTCTTTAAATGTGAACTTGGGTGGCGATGTAGTGTGGAAATTTCGACTTGCTTTAAACGACATGATTCAACGTCACGTCACGCAACCATCTGCTAAAActacaaaattcgaaacggATCTTCTCGgactttttaattatgttcTTGTAATCGAAGAGTCTTATTTTAATCTTGTTCAACCGTTTGAATTTGGAAAAAGGCCACGACTCCCACCAGGAAGCAATGGATATTTGCATTTTAACACAAACGGCGAATCATCGAACGACTTCGATCCAAATATGGAACCTAATTTCGGTGATAATGTTGAAAGGAATCAGCAGGttcttaaaagaaattttaatggaattcCAAATGATGCTGATGATAATCATGATCATCAAAGTGGTAGTTCGAAACAATACCAACCTTGTTTGAAAACTGGTTCTTCTAAACGACAAGGTTGCGGACCACATTCAAAACAGCCTGAATTGAGTCATACCAGCGGGAATGGAGCAAACGTTCCAAGCACATCTCAAGATGGTGTTTTTAGTGATCATCGCCGTTTTGGTATTCCAACGAATGTGTTGATTGATATGACAGCGACTATAGGACCAGTATATCGTTTTGGTCCGTCGTCGATATTTTATGTTATCCGTCCATTGGAATTGAGCAATATCATGATTAGTTTATCGCAAGGAATTTGGAATTTCGCCCCGCAAACTGAGCGGAAGGTTTTTAGGAGCTTCTTG GAAAATCAAAAGACTTTTCTTCTATACAACGTTCTAGGAACTTCGGAATTTCAAGCTTTAGCCCAATTAATGTCTACTAATGACGGTCAATATAACACACCTGCCAAAATTAATTGGTTAAGTACACAAGGAGTTACATACGATCAAATCAG ggGATTTTTTCCAAATGGGATCAATTACTTCGTGGATGGGTATCAAATTAGTAGGGAGATTGGCATAAAAATAGCCACGTTGATGATGGAACGTAACGATCAACCTAACGTTTTCGCACGTCCAATTTTGTTTAGGGGTCTTGATatttaa